DNA sequence from the bacterium genome:
CCGAGCCCGCGCTTCTTGAACGAGAACGGCGGCATCACGTAGGCGATGGAGAGGAACAGGCCGGCGAGCGCGAACCAGGCGACGCCCCAGCCGGCCGCCCACACCAGGATCGCCAGGATGAGCGCATCGACGGCGTGCACCACGGCGGCGCCGAGCAGCACCTGGTTGGCGGTGAGCTGGCCGGAGAGGATCGGGTGCGGCGCGTACTCGGTGCGGAAGTACCCTTCCTTGTCGATGCCGTCGTGGACGTCGATGTAGTCGTTGAGCAGGTTGTTGCCGGCGTGCGCGGCGATCGAGCCGATGACCACCAGCAGCGACAGCGCCGCCTCGCGCGCCCCGAACGGCCCCGCCGGCACCGCCAGCAGGACGCCGATCAGCACCGCCATGATGCTCATCGGGAAGACGCACGGGCGAACCGCCATCCACCACAGGGCGGCTCCCGTCAGGCGGTCGGAGCCCTCGCAGTCGCAGGTCTGCAGCAGCGCCAGGTACGGATTGCGGGCCAGGGTGACGCGAGCGGTCTGTGTCGGTGCATCCATGTCGCCGGGCATCTATCCACAGATGCGCGGCGATCGCCACCGAGGGGACGCCGGCCCTTGCGCGTCGCGCTTCATCGCGGTGCCGGCGCCTCCCGCGGCTCGACGTCAAGGGTCAGACACTCGGTGCCGCGCAGCGCGGCCACCCGCGCACGGGCCCCGACGTGCTCCTCGGTGAGCAGCCGCTGCAGATCGTCGATGCCACCGACGACCGCGTCGTTGAAACGGACGATGACGTCCCCCTCGCGCAAGCCGGCGCGCGCCGCCGGGCTGCCCGGCTCGATCGCGGCGACGCGCACGCCGCTCTCGGCGCCGAGGCCGTGGAAGCGCACGACGCGGCGCTGCACCGGCACGTTCTGGCCGGCGACGCCGATCCAGCCGCGGCGGATGCGGCCGTCGCGGATCAGACGGCCGGCGACGAACTCGGCGGTGCGCGAGGCGATGGCGAAGCACAGCCCCTGGGCGGGGCGGATGATCGCGGTGTTGACCCCGATCACCGCGCCGCGCGAGTCGACCAGCGGGCCGCCCGAGTTGCCGGGGTTGAGCGCCGCGTCGGTCTGCACGACGTCGTCGATCAGCCGGCCGCCGGCGCCGCGCAACGAGCGGCCGAGGGCGCTGACGACGCCGGCGGTCACCGTGCACTGGAAGCCGTAGGGGTTGCCGATCGCGATCGCCAACTGGCCGACGCGAATGCGCTGCGAGTCGCCGAAGCGCACCGGCGGTCCGACCTCGCCGTGCACCCGCACCACCGCCAGGTCGGTGCCGGGATCGTCGCCGGTGAGCTCCGCCTGCAGCCGGCGGCCGTCCGACAGGGTGACCGCGATCTCGGCGGCGCCGTGGACGACGTGGCTGTTGGTGACGATGAAGCCGTCGGGCGTGACCACGAAGCCCGAGCCGCTGCCGGCGTCGGCGCGGCGCTGCGCGTGGCGCACCTCGATGTTCACCACCGACGGGCTGACGACCTCCGCCACCCGGGTGACGGCGCGCGAGTAGGCATCGAGCAAGTCGGCGTCGTCGTTCGCCCGCGGCCGCGCCGCCGGCTGCTCCTGCGGGCCAGCCACCGGCGCGTCGGCGGCGTCGCGATCGGCGACCAGACGAAGACGGGAACGCATCGAACCTCCGATCATGGGGCGCCCAGAATAACCACGGTCGGGACGGCGCGCACGGGGGGTTGCGGCAGTCGCCGCCGGCCTCCCCGCCCGCCCGTCGCCGGCGGCTGGAGAAAGCGCCCCGGCGCCGTTACAAAGGGCGCCATGCACATCACGATGGTGAAGAAGGAGCTGCGCGACGGGCGGCCGTGCCGCAAATGCGAGCAGGCCATGGACACCCTGATGGCGCGCAAGGTGTGGGACCGCATCGACGAGGTGGTGGTGGCCAAGGAGGGCGACGCCAGCAGCCCCGGCGTGCAGCTCGCCAGCAGGCACGGCGTCGACGTCGCCCCGTTCTTCATCGTCCGCGACGAGGGCGGCGAGCAGGTCTACACGAGCGTGATGCAGCTCATCAAAGACCGCCTGACGCCGGCCTGAAGAGGGACGCGATCGCCCCGAGCGCGGCTCAGCGCCCGAGCAGGAACTCGCGCAGCGCCGCCTGGTACACCTCCGCCGCGACGACGAAGGCGTCGTTGTGGCCGCCGTCGAGACGCACCAGCCGCTTGCGCCCCGGCGCCGCGGCGTACAGCGCCTCGGCCATCGCGAAGGGCACGATCTCGTCGCGCGGGCTGTGCATGATCAGCACCGGGGCGCGGACGGCGGGCAGGCGCGCCAGGGCGTCGTAGCGCACCGACAGGAACCAGCGCACCGGCAGCAGCGGATAGTGGTGCTGCGCGACCCCGAGGACGCTGCTCGGCGCGCTCTCGAGCACCAGGCCGCCGATCGGCTGGCGCGACGCGAGATCGGCGGCGATCGGCCCGCCGAGCGATTCGCCGTAGACGACGATCTCGTCCGCCGCGATGCCGCGGCCCCGCATCCAGGCGTAGGCGGCATCGGCGTCACGATAGGTGCCGGCCTCGTCGGGCGCGCCGGCGCTGCGGCCGTAGCCGCGATAGTCGAGCAGCAGCACGGAGGCGTCGAGCCCGTTCAGCACCGCCAATTTGTCGAGGCGATGGCTGATGTTGCCGGCGTTGCCGTGCAGGAAGAGGACGCTGCGGCGCGGCGCCGGCGCCGGCACCCACCAGGCGTGGAGGGCGACGCCGTCGGCGGCGGTCAGCGCCACGTCTTCGTAGGCGAGACCGTAGACCGCGGGGGTTCCGCCGTCGAGCTCGCGGCTGGGGAAGAAGACGAGGCGATCGGCGGGACGCGCCATGGCGGTGAGCGCTACCAGGGTCGCGGTCCAGGTCGCCAGCGGGCTCGCCACGCCTTCTCCGTACTCCACCCCGACGGCGGGCGCACTTGCCGCGCCCGGCGCGACGTGAGACGAGCCCCCATGCGCTGTCGTTGGCTGATCGCCCTGGCGTGCCTCGCCGCCTGCGGGCCGCGCACGCCGCCGCTGCAGACGACCCTCGGCGGCGTGCCGATCGATCCGAACGCGATCACCGTCGCCGACGTGGCGCGGCAGGTGCACATCACGCCACGCGGCAACCAGGTCTTCTTCCAGGCGCCGCCCATCCAGTCGACGCAGATCATCGACCTCAGCGCCGCCGGCAAGGAGCTCGGCATCAAGCTCGGAGACGTGGAGCAGATCCGCTACGGCTACCTCTTCGGCGTCCTCGACCTGCCCTCGGGCCGCATGCAGCACTACCTCCTGTTCCAGTCGAACTTCATCGAGGGCCACGACCGCTACAAGGCGGTCACCCTCGACGACGGCACGCCGCTGCGCTTCACCGTCACCCGCACCCCGGACCCCTGCATCCCCAACTGCTTCCCGGTGATCGAAGCGCTGATCGTCGACCTGCCCGATCCCATCCTGCGCGCCCTCGCGCCGACCGGCCTCCGCCTGCTGATCTCCATCGACACCGGCCAGGTGATCCAGATCGCCGGCTCCGGCGTGTACCTGAACGGCTACCTGCAGGCCGTCGACACCTACCCGCGCGGCTGACCGATCGCCCGCCGCCGGATTCCCGCCCTCGCCGCGCGTGATACAGTCCGCCGCATGCCGACGACCGTCGAGCTCGCGGCGCGCTACCGGGCGGTGCGCGGCGAAACCGAGCGCCTGCGCGCTCCGCTGACGCCGGAGGACTGCCAGGCGCAGTCGATGCCCGACGCCAGCCCGGTGAAGTGGCACCTGGCCCACACCACCTGGTTCTTCGAGACCTTCCTCCTCGAACCGGGGCGTTCCGCCTACCAGCCGTTCCACCCCACCTTCCGGGTGCTGTTCAACTCCTACTACCAGGGCGTCGGCGAGCAGCACCCGCGGCCGCAACGCGGCCTGCTCACGCGACCGTCACTCGACGAGGTGCTCGCCTATCGCGCCCACGTCGACCGCGCCCTCCTCGACTGGCTGGCCGGCGATGACGCGACCGTCGTGGCGCTGACGCCGGTGCTCGAGATCGGCCTGCACCACGAGCAACAGCACCAGGAGCTGCTGCTCACCGACGTCAAGCACCTCTTCGGCGCCAATCCGCTGGCGCCGGCGTATGCCGCGCCACCGCCGCCGGCGTCGACGGCGGCGGCGCGGCCGTTCGGATGGCGTGCGGTGGACGGGGGCGTGCGCGAGATCGGCGCCGCGTCCGACGGCTTCGCCTTCGACAACGAGCGTCCCCGCCACGCCGTGCTGCTCGAACCGTTCGAGCTGGCGACGCGCCTGACCACCAGCGGCGAGTACGCCGCGTTCATCGCCGACGGCGGCTACCGGCGGCCGGAGCTGTGGCTCGCCGACGGCTGGTCGGCGCGGCAGGCGCGCGGCTGGGAGGCGCCGCTCTACTGGGAGCAGCGCGACGGCGAGTGGCACGAGCTCACGCTCGGCGGCCGGCGGCGGGTCGATCCGCTGGCCCCGGTCTGCCACGTCAGCTTCTACGAGGCCGACGCCTTCGCCACCTGGGCCGGGGCGCGCCTGCCCACCGAGGTCGAGTGGGAGACCGCCGCGGCGGGGCGGCCGGTGCACGGCAACCTGCTCGACAGCGGCCGCCTGCATCCGACGCCGGTCGGCGCCAACGGCAGCGACATCGCCCAGCTCTACGGCGACGTCTGGGAATGGACGCGCAGCGCCTACGCCCCCTATCCCGGCTTTCGCCCGCTCGCCGGCACCCTCGGCGAGTACAATGGCAAATTCATGTGCAACCAGTTGGTGCTGCGCGGCGGCTCGTGCGCCACCCCCGCCGATCACGTCCGCGCCACCTACCGCAACTTCTTCCCCCCCGACGCCCGCTGGCAGTTCAGCGGCATCCGCCTGGCTCGCTGACGCGCCAACCGGGGCGCCGGCCCCGGATCAGGAGCGATCGCCGACGCGGTCGGTGACGTCGACGCCGGTGCCGATGATGTAGGCCACCTCGCCGTCGGCGTCGCGCAGCGGCTGGACGTGGAACTGGATCACGCGCTCGCCGCTCGGATGGCCGCTGACCGATCCCTCGAAGCGCGATGTCAGACCCGCCGCGGCGCGCTCGATGCTGGCGCGCAATTGGGATCGCATCGCCTCCGAATGCGCGAAGGCCGGCACGTCGGCGATGTGGAGCCCGCGCACCTGCTCGATGCGCAATCCCGTCAGCTCGAGTGCCGAGCGGTTGGCCTCCAGCATCCGCCCGTCGGGCGTCGACAACCCCACCAGGATCGACGGCCCCATGCCGTCGATCAGCGCACGCAACCGCTGCTCGCTCTCGCGCAGCCGCTCTTCCGCCTCGATGCGCGCCGTGGCGTCCTCGATGACCGCGACGCAGCCGCGCACCCGCTCGCCGTCGAACAACGGCGCCACCTGCAGACTGACACAGGTCTCCCTTCCCCAATGCGAGCGATAGCGCGCCTCCTTCGCGCCCCGCTCGCCGCGCTCGAGCGCCGCGCGAAAGAGATGATCGACGCCGGCGTCGCGCAGCGCCGGCAGGTCGAGCACGTTGAGCGCGCGCGAGGCTTCCTCGGACGGAGAGCCGAGGATCGCGAGCGCCACGGGATTGAGGCCGGTGACCTGCCCCGCGGCATCGGTCAGGGCGATGCCGACCGGCACCTGCGCGGTCAGCAGCTCGAGCAACTGGCGCTCCTCGGCGCCACGCTTGAGGTCGGTCACGTCGATCAACGTCGCCTGCATTCCGACCACCACCCCATCGCGATGGATCGGCCGCCGCGAGCTGCGCACCCAGCGGACGTCTCCCGAGCGGCGCAGAACGCGGAACTCACCCGGCTCGGGGGCGCCCGCCAGCCCGCGTCGATAGTTGGCGAGCAGCGCCGCCCGGTCGTCCGGATGGATGAAGTCCGTGATCGGACGCCCGACGACCTCCTCCGGCCGATACCCGCTGT
Encoded proteins:
- a CDS encoding prenyltransferase, which produces MDAPTQTARVTLARNPYLALLQTCDCEGSDRLTGAALWWMAVRPCVFPMSIMAVLIGVLLAVPAGPFGAREAALSLLVVIGSIAAHAGNNLLNDYIDVHDGIDKEGYFRTEYAPHPILSGQLTANQVLLGAAVVHAVDALILAILVWAAGWGVAWFALAGLFLSIAYVMPPFSFKKRGLGELTAAVVWGPLMIVGAYYALRGGAPPSAWLLSLPYGILVGAVLVGKHLDKLPQDGPKGVGTLPVRIGAERSKQLVVLLAHLFLISLAALVISGATGPWVLLALLALPRLRLLHVVYANERPAQPPAGYPVWPLWYVAFAMTFIRTAGGWFVLGLLLNQVL
- a CDS encoding trypsin-like peptidase domain-containing protein; protein product: MRSRLRLVADRDAADAPVAGPQEQPAARPRANDDADLLDAYSRAVTRVAEVVSPSVVNIEVRHAQRRADAGSGSGFVVTPDGFIVTNSHVVHGAAEIAVTLSDGRRLQAELTGDDPGTDLAVVRVHGEVGPPVRFGDSQRIRVGQLAIAIGNPYGFQCTVTAGVVSALGRSLRGAGGRLIDDVVQTDAALNPGNSGGPLVDSRGAVIGVNTAIIRPAQGLCFAIASRTAEFVAGRLIRDGRIRRGWIGVAGQNVPVQRRVVRFHGLGAESGVRVAAIEPGSPAARAGLREGDVIVRFNDAVVGGIDDLQRLLTEEHVGARARVAALRGTECLTLDVEPREAPAPR
- a CDS encoding alpha/beta hydrolase; translated protein: MASPLATWTATLVALTAMARPADRLVFFPSRELDGGTPAVYGLAYEDVALTAADGVALHAWWVPAPAPRRSVLFLHGNAGNISHRLDKLAVLNGLDASVLLLDYRGYGRSAGAPDEAGTYRDADAAYAWMRGRGIAADEIVVYGESLGGPIAADLASRQPIGGLVLESAPSSVLGVAQHHYPLLPVRWFLSVRYDALARLPAVRAPVLIMHSPRDEIVPFAMAEALYAAAPGRKRLVRLDGGHNDAFVVAAEVYQAALREFLLGR
- the egtB gene encoding ergothioneine biosynthesis protein EgtB; this encodes MPTTVELAARYRAVRGETERLRAPLTPEDCQAQSMPDASPVKWHLAHTTWFFETFLLEPGRSAYQPFHPTFRVLFNSYYQGVGEQHPRPQRGLLTRPSLDEVLAYRAHVDRALLDWLAGDDATVVALTPVLEIGLHHEQQHQELLLTDVKHLFGANPLAPAYAAPPPPASTAAARPFGWRAVDGGVREIGAASDGFAFDNERPRHAVLLEPFELATRLTTSGEYAAFIADGGYRRPELWLADGWSARQARGWEAPLYWEQRDGEWHELTLGGRRRVDPLAPVCHVSFYEADAFATWAGARLPTEVEWETAAAGRPVHGNLLDSGRLHPTPVGANGSDIAQLYGDVWEWTRSAYAPYPGFRPLAGTLGEYNGKFMCNQLVLRGGSCATPADHVRATYRNFFPPDARWQFSGIRLAR